A region from the Eleginops maclovinus isolate JMC-PN-2008 ecotype Puerto Natales chromosome 17, JC_Emac_rtc_rv5, whole genome shotgun sequence genome encodes:
- the LOC134879201 gene encoding shaker-related potassium channel tsha2-like, with protein MTVVPGENLDETVALDPQQSTRNQDCCCERVLINISGLRFETQLQTLARFPETLLGNPKKRMRFFDPLRNEYFFDRNRPSFDAILYYYQSGGRLRRPVNVPVDIFMEEIKFYELGEEVVENFKEDEGFIKEEERPLPESDFQRQVWLLFEYPESSGPARGIAIVSVLVILISIVIFCLETLPEFREDSQLQLSEQINGTSTRLKKPNPFTDPFFIVETLCIIWFSFELLVRFLASPSKAAFFRNIMNTIDIVAIMPYFITLGLELAEHQGNGQQAMSLAILRVIRLVRVFRIFKLSRHSKGLQILGKTLQASMRELGLLIFFLFIGVILFSSAVYFAETDDPHSGFSSIPDAFWWAVVSMTTVGYGDMCPVTIGGKIVGSLCAIAGVLTIALPVPVIVSNFNYFYHRETDHEETFQYKHVTCGQQYEPHGDSKPSLCKADFLESGEEDEESLKHTNCSPSKVYRGKLTDV; from the exons ATGACCGTGGTGCCCGGGGAGAACCTGGATGAGACGGTCGCTCTGGACCCGCAGCAGAGCACCAGGAACCAGGACTGCTGCTGCGAGCGCGTGCTCATCAACATCTCCGGGCTGCGCTTCGAGACGCAGCTCCAGACGCTGGCGCGGTTTCCGGAGACGCTCCTCGGGAACCCGAAGAAGAGGATGCGTTTCTTCGACCCGCTGCGCAACGAGTACTTCTTCGACCGGAACAGACCCAGCTTTGACGCCATCCTGTACTACTACCAGTCCGGGGGGCGGCTGCGGAGGCCGGTGAACGTACCCGTGGACATCTTCATGGAGGAGATCAAGTTCTATGAGTTgggagaggaggtggtggagaactTCAAGGAGGACGAGGGGTTCATTAAGGAGGAGGAGCGCCCCCTGCCGGAGAGCGACTTCCAGCGGCAG GTGTGGCTCCTGTTCGAGTACCCGGAGAGCTCGGGGCCGGCGCGTGGAATCGCCATCGTCTCCGTGCTCGTCATCCTCATCTCCATCGTGATCTTCTGCCTGGAAACGCTGCCGGAGTTTCGGGAGGACTCGCAGCTGCAGCTGTCCGAGCAGATCAACGGCACCTCGACGCGGCTCAAGAAGCCGAACCCCTTCACCGACCCGTTCTTCATCGTGGAGACGCTGTGCATCATCTGGTTCTCCTTCGAGCTGCTGGTGCGCTTCCTGGCGAGCCCGAGCAAAGCCGCCTTCTTCAGGAACATCATGAACACCATCGACATCGTGGCCATCATGCCCTACTTCATCACGCTGGGGCTGGAGCTGGCCGAGCACCAGGGCAACGGGCAGCAGGCCATGTCGCTGGCCATCCTGCGGGTGATCCGCCTGGTGAGGGTGTTCCGGATCTTCAAGCTGTCGCGACACTCCAAGGGGCTCCAGATCCTTGGGAAAACCCTGCAG GCCAGCATGCGGGAGCTGGGTCtgctcatcttcttcctcttcatcggAGTCATCCTGTTCTCCAGCGCCGTGTACTTCGCAGAAACGGACGACCCCCACTCCGGCTTCTCCAGCATCCCGGACGCCTTCTGGTGGGCCGTGGTGTCCATGACGACGGTGGGCTACGGGGACATGTGTCCGGTGACCATTGGTGGGAAGATCGTGGGGTCGCTGTGCGCCATCGCCGGGGTCCTGACCATCGCGCTGCCCGTCCCCGTAATCGTGTCCAACTTCAACTACTTCTACCACCGCGAGACGGACCACGAGGAGACGTTCCAGTACAAACACGTGACCTGCGGGCAGCAGTACGAGCCGCACGGCGACAGCAAGCCCTCCCTCTGCAAGGCCGACTTCCTGGAGAGCGGCGAGGAGGACGAGGAGTCTTTGAAGCACACCAACTGCAGCCCGAGCAAAGTCTACCGCGGGAAGCTGACCGACGTCTGA